The Carassius gibelio isolate Cgi1373 ecotype wild population from Czech Republic chromosome B9, carGib1.2-hapl.c, whole genome shotgun sequence genome includes a region encoding these proteins:
- the LOC127965298 gene encoding ras-related protein M-Ras isoform X1: MTGVAVIMATSAVPSDNLPTYKLVVVGDGGVGKSALTIQFFQKIFVPDYDPTIEDSYLKHTEIDGQWAILDVLDTAGQEEFSAMREQYMRTGDGFLIVFSVTDKASFEHVDRFHQLILRVKDRESFPMVLVANKVDLVHLRKVTNEQGCEMAAKHNITYIETSAKDPPMNVDRAFHELVRVIREQVPERSLKKKKKTKWRGDRAMSSHKLHCVIL, translated from the exons GTGTAGCTGTTATCATGGCAACCAGTGCGGTCCCTAGCGACAACCTCCCAACGTATAAATTGGTGGTCGTGGGAGATGGAGGCGTGGGAAAGAGTGCTCTTACCATCCAGTTTTTCCAAAAGATTTTTGTGCCAGATTACGATCCTACTATTGAAGACTCCTACTTGAAACACACAGAGATCGATGGCCAGTGGGCTATTTTGGATG TTTTAGACACAGCAGGTCAAGAGGAATTCAGTGCCATGCGAGAGCAGTACATGAGGACTGGTGATGGTTTCCTCATTGTGTTCTCTGTGACGGACAAGGCCAGTTTTGAACACGTCGACCGCTTTCACCAGCTCATCCTACGAGTCAAAGACCG GGAGTCTTTCCCTATGGTTTTGGTGGCTAACAAAGTGGACCTGGTGCATCTGAGGAAAGTGACAAATGAACAGGGCTGTGAGATGGCAGCCAAACACAAC ATTACTTACATTGAAACAAGTGCCAAGGATCCTCCAATGAATGTGGACAGAGCCTTCCATGAATTAGTCAGAGTTATCAG AGAGCAAGTTCCAGAGCGGAgtctgaaaaagaagaaaaagacaaaGTGGCGTGGAGACCGAGCCATGAGTTCTCACAAGCTTCACTGTGTGATATTGTGA
- the LOC127965298 gene encoding ras-related protein M-Ras isoform X2 translates to MATSAVPSDNLPTYKLVVVGDGGVGKSALTIQFFQKIFVPDYDPTIEDSYLKHTEIDGQWAILDVLDTAGQEEFSAMREQYMRTGDGFLIVFSVTDKASFEHVDRFHQLILRVKDRESFPMVLVANKVDLVHLRKVTNEQGCEMAAKHNITYIETSAKDPPMNVDRAFHELVRVIREQVPERSLKKKKKTKWRGDRAMSSHKLHCVIL, encoded by the exons ATGGCAACCAGTGCGGTCCCTAGCGACAACCTCCCAACGTATAAATTGGTGGTCGTGGGAGATGGAGGCGTGGGAAAGAGTGCTCTTACCATCCAGTTTTTCCAAAAGATTTTTGTGCCAGATTACGATCCTACTATTGAAGACTCCTACTTGAAACACACAGAGATCGATGGCCAGTGGGCTATTTTGGATG TTTTAGACACAGCAGGTCAAGAGGAATTCAGTGCCATGCGAGAGCAGTACATGAGGACTGGTGATGGTTTCCTCATTGTGTTCTCTGTGACGGACAAGGCCAGTTTTGAACACGTCGACCGCTTTCACCAGCTCATCCTACGAGTCAAAGACCG GGAGTCTTTCCCTATGGTTTTGGTGGCTAACAAAGTGGACCTGGTGCATCTGAGGAAAGTGACAAATGAACAGGGCTGTGAGATGGCAGCCAAACACAAC ATTACTTACATTGAAACAAGTGCCAAGGATCCTCCAATGAATGTGGACAGAGCCTTCCATGAATTAGTCAGAGTTATCAG AGAGCAAGTTCCAGAGCGGAgtctgaaaaagaagaaaaagacaaaGTGGCGTGGAGACCGAGCCATGAGTTCTCACAAGCTTCACTGTGTGATATTGTGA